A DNA window from Enterobacter asburiae contains the following coding sequences:
- a CDS encoding Cof-type HAD-IIB family hydrolase, producing the protein MTVKVIVTDMDGTFLDDAKQYDRDRFQAQFEQLKARDIEFVVASGNQYYQLISFFPALKDRISFVAENGALVFDRGEQIFHGELTRHESQIVIGELLKDKGLNFVACGLESAWVSDQAPEEFVALMSKHYHRLKRISDYREIDDVLFKFSLNLPDSDIPNLVDKLHVSLDGIMKPVTSGFGFVDLIIPGLHKANGISRLLKRWKISPQECVAIGDSGNDAEMLKLVKYSFAMGNAAASIKEISRYGTDDNNHQGALNVIQAVLDNHSPFDV; encoded by the coding sequence ATGACCGTTAAAGTTATCGTCACCGATATGGACGGAACTTTCCTTGATGATGCCAAGCAGTACGATCGTGACCGCTTCCAGGCACAGTTTGAACAGCTTAAAGCCCGCGACATTGAATTCGTTGTCGCCAGCGGCAACCAGTATTACCAGCTCATCTCTTTCTTTCCGGCGCTGAAAGACAGGATCTCCTTCGTGGCGGAAAACGGCGCGCTGGTGTTCGATCGCGGCGAACAGATTTTCCACGGCGAGCTGACGCGTCATGAATCGCAAATCGTAATTGGCGAACTGCTGAAAGACAAAGGGCTAAACTTCGTGGCCTGCGGGCTGGAGAGCGCCTGGGTCAGCGACCAGGCTCCTGAAGAATTCGTGGCGCTGATGTCAAAGCACTATCATCGCTTAAAGCGCATCAGCGATTACCGCGAAATTGACGACGTGCTGTTTAAGTTCTCCCTGAACCTGCCGGACAGCGATATCCCTAATCTGGTGGATAAACTGCACGTCTCCCTGGACGGCATCATGAAGCCGGTCACCAGCGGCTTTGGATTTGTGGATTTGATTATCCCCGGCCTGCACAAGGCCAACGGCATTAGCCGTCTGCTGAAACGCTGGAAAATCTCCCCGCAGGAGTGCGTGGCCATTGGCGACAGCGGCAACGATGCCGAGATGCTCAAGCTGGTGAAATATTCCTTTGCGATGGGCAACGCGGCAGCGAGCATCAAAGAAATCAGCCGCTACGGCACCGACGACAACAACCATCAGGGCGCGCTGAACGTCATCCAGGCCGTGCTCGACAACCATTCCCCGTTCGACGTCTGA
- a CDS encoding formate C-acetyltransferase/glycerol dehydratase family glycyl radical enzyme → MTTLNLNTLSERIKAHKTALVHIVKPPVCTERAQHYTEMYQQHMDKPIPVRRALALAHHLAERTIWIKHDELIIGNQASEVRAAPIFPEYTVSWIEKEIDDLADRPGAGFAVSEENKRVLHDICPWWRGQTVQDRCYGMFTDEQKGLLETGIIKAEGNMTSGDAHLAVNFPLVLEKGLDGLRAKVAERRTRINLTVLEDLHGDQFLKAIDIVLEAVSLHIKRFADLAREMASTETRESRRDELLAMAENCDVIAHEPPKTFWQALQLCYFIQLILQIESNGHSVSFARMDQYLYPYYRRDVELNQSLDREHAIELLHSCWLKLLEVNKIRSGSHSKASAGSPLYQNVTIGGQKLVNGEPMDAVNPLSYAILESCGRLRSTQPNLSVRYHAGMSNDFLDACVQVIRCGFGMPAFNNDEIVIPEFIKLGVERDDAYDYAAIGCIETAVGGKWGYRCTGMSFINFARVMLAALEGGRDATSGKVFLPREKALSAGNFDNFDEVMAAWDSQIRYYTRKSIEIEYVVDTMLEENVHDILCSALVDDCIERAKSIKQGGAKYDWVSGLQVGIANLGNSLAAVKKLVFEQSTIGQQQLAAALADDFDGLTHEQLRQRLINGAPKYGNDDDSVDMLLTRAYQTYIEELKQYHNPRHGRGPIGGNYYAGTSSISANVPFGAATMATPDGRKAHTPLAEGASPASGTDHLGPTAVIGSVGKLPTEAILGGVLLNQKLNPSTLENDSDRQKLMVLLRTFFEVHKGWHIQYNIVSRETLLEAKKHPDQYRDLVVRVAGYSAFFTALSPDAQDDIIARTEHTL, encoded by the coding sequence ATGACGACCCTGAATCTCAACACCCTCAGCGAGCGCATTAAGGCGCACAAAACGGCGCTGGTGCATATCGTTAAGCCGCCGGTCTGTACCGAGCGCGCCCAGCATTACACCGAAATGTACCAGCAGCACATGGACAAGCCGATCCCGGTACGCCGCGCTCTGGCGCTGGCGCATCACCTGGCCGAGCGTACCATCTGGATCAAACACGACGAGCTGATTATCGGTAACCAGGCAAGCGAAGTGCGCGCCGCGCCGATTTTCCCGGAATACACCGTCTCCTGGATTGAGAAAGAGATCGACGATCTGGCGGACCGCCCGGGCGCGGGCTTTGCGGTGAGCGAAGAGAACAAGCGCGTGCTGCACGACATCTGCCCGTGGTGGCGCGGCCAGACGGTGCAGGACCGCTGCTACGGCATGTTCACCGACGAGCAGAAAGGCCTGCTGGAAACCGGCATTATCAAAGCCGAAGGCAACATGACCTCCGGCGACGCGCACCTGGCCGTTAACTTCCCGCTGGTGCTGGAGAAAGGCCTCGACGGCCTGCGCGCTAAGGTGGCCGAGCGCCGCACGCGCATCAACCTGACGGTGCTGGAAGACCTGCACGGCGATCAGTTCCTGAAGGCGATCGATATCGTGCTGGAAGCCGTAAGCCTGCACATCAAACGCTTTGCCGATCTGGCGCGTGAAATGGCGTCCACCGAAACCCGCGAAAGCCGCCGCGACGAGCTGCTGGCGATGGCGGAAAACTGCGACGTGATTGCCCACGAGCCGCCAAAAACCTTCTGGCAGGCGCTGCAGCTGTGCTACTTCATCCAGCTGATCCTGCAGATTGAGTCCAACGGCCATTCCGTCTCCTTCGCGCGTATGGACCAGTATCTCTATCCGTACTACCGCCGCGACGTTGAGCTGAACCAGAGCCTCGACCGCGAGCACGCCATCGAGCTGCTGCACAGCTGCTGGCTGAAGCTGCTGGAAGTGAACAAGATCCGCTCCGGCTCGCACTCCAAGGCTTCCGCCGGTAGCCCGCTGTACCAGAACGTCACCATCGGCGGCCAGAAGCTGGTCAACGGTGAGCCGATGGACGCGGTGAACCCGCTCTCCTACGCGATTCTGGAATCCTGCGGCCGCCTGCGCTCAACCCAGCCGAACCTGAGCGTGCGCTACCACGCGGGCATGAGCAACGACTTCCTCGACGCCTGCGTGCAGGTGATCCGCTGCGGCTTCGGGATGCCCGCGTTCAACAACGATGAAATCGTCATTCCGGAATTCATTAAGCTCGGCGTTGAACGAGACGACGCCTACGACTACGCGGCCATCGGCTGTATCGAAACCGCGGTGGGCGGCAAGTGGGGCTACCGCTGCACCGGCATGAGCTTTATCAACTTCGCCCGCGTGATGCTGGCCGCGCTGGAAGGCGGGCGCGACGCCACCAGCGGCAAGGTGTTCCTGCCGCGGGAGAAAGCGCTCTCCGCCGGTAACTTCGACAACTTCGACGAAGTGATGGCGGCGTGGGACAGCCAGATCCGCTACTACACCCGCAAATCTATCGAGATTGAGTACGTGGTGGATACCATGCTGGAAGAGAACGTCCACGACATTCTCTGCTCGGCGCTGGTGGACGACTGCATCGAGCGCGCGAAAAGCATCAAGCAGGGCGGCGCGAAGTATGACTGGGTCTCCGGCCTGCAGGTGGGCATCGCCAACCTCGGCAACAGCCTGGCTGCGGTGAAGAAGCTGGTGTTCGAACAGAGCACTATTGGTCAGCAGCAGCTGGCGGCGGCGCTGGCGGATGACTTCGACGGGCTGACCCACGAGCAGCTGCGTCAGCGCCTGATCAACGGCGCGCCGAAGTACGGCAACGACGACGACAGCGTGGACATGCTGCTGACGCGCGCCTATCAGACCTACATCGAAGAGCTGAAGCAGTACCACAACCCTCGCCACGGCCGCGGCCCGATTGGCGGTAACTACTACGCGGGCACCTCTTCCATCTCCGCAAACGTGCCGTTCGGCGCGGCAACGATGGCCACGCCGGACGGACGTAAGGCGCATACCCCGCTGGCGGAAGGGGCAAGCCCGGCTTCCGGTACGGACCACCTCGGCCCGACGGCGGTAATTGGCTCGGTGGGTAAACTGCCTACCGAGGCGATTCTCGGCGGCGTGCTGCTGAACCAGAAGCTGAACCCGTCGACGCTGGAAAACGACAGCGATCGCCAAAAGCTGATGGTGCTGCTGCGCACCTTCTTCGAGGTGCATAAAGGCTGGCATATCCAGTACAACATCGTCTCGCGCGAAACGCTGCTGGAAGCGAAGAAACATCCTGACCAGTATCGTGACCTGGTGGTGCGCGTCGCGGGCTACTCGGCGTTCTTCACCGCCCTGTCGCCGGATGCGCAGGACGATATTATCGCCCGTACTGAGCACACGCTGTAA
- a CDS encoding glycyl-radical enzyme activating protein: protein MIFNIQRYSTHDGPGIRTVVFLKGCSLGCRWCQNPESRSRSRDVLFDARLCLDGCDLCQQAAPGCIERALNGLVIHREKLDEATLNALSDCCPTQALTVCGEEQQVEEIMATVLRDKPFYDRSGGGITLSGGEPFMNPELAHALFKASHEQGIHTAVETCLHVPWHYIEPSLPYVDLFLADLKHVDGEVFKQWTDGSAKRILDNLKRLAVAGKKITIRVPLIQGFNADEASITAITNFAADELGVDDIHFLPYHTLGMNKYTLLGQPYSAPDKPLDNPALLDFAQQYACQTGLTATLRG, encoded by the coding sequence ATGATCTTCAATATTCAGCGTTACTCTACCCACGATGGCCCCGGTATTCGAACCGTGGTGTTCCTGAAAGGCTGCTCGCTGGGCTGTCGCTGGTGCCAGAACCCGGAAAGCCGCTCCCGCAGCCGGGACGTGCTGTTTGATGCGCGCCTGTGCCTGGACGGCTGTGACCTGTGCCAGCAGGCGGCACCGGGCTGTATCGAACGCGCGCTGAATGGCCTGGTTATCCACCGGGAGAAGCTTGATGAAGCCACGCTCAACGCCCTTAGTGACTGCTGCCCGACGCAGGCGCTGACCGTCTGCGGTGAAGAACAGCAGGTCGAGGAGATCATGGCGACCGTACTGCGCGATAAACCCTTCTACGACCGCAGCGGCGGCGGGATCACCCTCTCCGGCGGCGAGCCGTTTATGAACCCTGAGCTGGCGCACGCCCTGTTTAAAGCCAGCCACGAACAGGGGATCCACACCGCCGTGGAAACCTGCCTTCACGTGCCGTGGCATTACATCGAGCCGTCATTACCGTACGTCGATCTGTTCCTCGCCGACCTGAAGCACGTCGACGGTGAGGTGTTCAAACAGTGGACGGACGGTTCGGCTAAGCGGATCCTGGATAACCTGAAACGCCTTGCCGTCGCCGGAAAAAAAATCACCATCCGCGTGCCGCTGATCCAAGGCTTTAATGCTGACGAAGCGTCCATCACCGCCATTACCAACTTCGCCGCCGACGAGCTCGGCGTCGACGATATTCATTTTCTGCCGTATCACACGCTGGGCATGAACAAATACACCCTGCTCGGCCAACCTTACTCTGCCCCTGACAAACCGCTGGATAACCCTGCCCTGCTGGACTTCGCGCAGCAATACGCCTGCCAGACAGGGTTAACCGCGACCTTACGAGGATAA
- a CDS encoding DUF1479 domain-containing protein produces MTFTSETLPADHKAAIRQLKRELRAQIGDVQAVFNKLSDKIATRVAEINALKNKGESVWPVIPFADVKNGTITDAQREAVKRRGCAVIKGHFPREQALAWDRSMLDYLDLNKFDEVYKGPGDNFFGTLTASRPEIYPIYWSQAQMQARQSEEMAQVQSFLNRLWTFESKGKQWFDPDVSVIYPDRIRRRPPGTTSKGLGAHTDSGALERWLLPAYQQVFARVFDGNVEKYDPWNAAHRTEVEEYTVDNTTKCSVFRTFQGWTALSDMIPGQGLLHVVPIPEAMAYILLRPLLDDVPEDELCGVAPGRVLPVSEKWHPLLIEALTSIPALDAGDSVWWHCDVIHSVAPVENQQGWGNVMYIPAAPMCEKNLAYAKKVKEALETGASPGDFPREDYEKSWQDRFTVNDLNIHGKRALGMV; encoded by the coding sequence ATGACCTTTACCAGTGAAACTTTGCCAGCGGATCACAAAGCGGCAATCCGTCAGTTAAAACGTGAGCTGCGCGCGCAGATCGGCGACGTGCAGGCGGTATTTAATAAGCTCAGCGACAAAATTGCCACCCGCGTGGCGGAAATCAACGCGCTTAAGAACAAAGGCGAATCCGTCTGGCCGGTGATCCCGTTTGCGGATGTGAAAAACGGCACCATTACCGACGCACAGCGCGAGGCCGTTAAACGCCGCGGCTGCGCGGTGATTAAAGGTCATTTCCCTCGCGAGCAGGCGCTGGCGTGGGATCGGTCGATGCTCGACTACCTCGATCTGAACAAGTTTGACGAGGTGTACAAAGGCCCGGGCGATAACTTCTTCGGCACCCTGACGGCCTCTCGTCCGGAGATTTACCCGATTTACTGGTCTCAGGCGCAGATGCAGGCGCGCCAGAGCGAAGAGATGGCGCAGGTGCAGTCGTTCCTGAACCGTTTGTGGACATTCGAGAGCAAAGGCAAGCAGTGGTTCGACCCGGACGTGAGCGTGATTTACCCGGACCGTATCCGCCGCCGTCCGCCAGGAACCACCTCGAAAGGACTGGGCGCGCATACCGACTCCGGCGCGCTGGAGCGCTGGCTGCTTCCGGCTTATCAACAGGTGTTCGCCCGCGTGTTTGACGGCAACGTCGAGAAATACGATCCGTGGAACGCCGCGCACCGTACCGAAGTGGAAGAGTACACCGTCGATAACACCACTAAATGCTCGGTGTTCCGCACCTTCCAGGGCTGGACGGCGCTGTCAGATATGATCCCAGGTCAGGGGCTGCTGCACGTGGTGCCAATCCCGGAAGCGATGGCCTACATTCTGCTGCGGCCGCTGCTGGACGACGTGCCGGAAGACGAGCTGTGCGGCGTGGCGCCGGGGCGCGTGCTGCCGGTTTCAGAGAAATGGCACCCGCTGCTGATCGAGGCGCTGACCAGCATTCCGGCACTCGACGCGGGCGATTCCGTGTGGTGGCACTGCGATGTGATTCACTCCGTGGCACCGGTGGAAAATCAGCAGGGCTGGGGCAACGTGATGTACATCCCTGCCGCGCCGATGTGCGAGAAAAACCTCGCCTACGCGAAAAAGGTCAAGGAAGCGCTGGAAACCGGCGCGTCACCGGGAGACTTCCCGCGCGAGGATTATGAAAAAAGCTGGCAGGACCGCTTTACCGTGAACGATCTCAACATCCACGGCAAGCGCGCGCTGGGCATGGTTTAA
- a CDS encoding MFS transporter, with protein sequence MSQDINNTVATSKTRRVIKNLRWYVLVLFLLGVTVNYITRNSLGILAPELKESLGITTEQYSWIVGAFQIAYTIFQPLCGWLIDVIGLKIGFMVCAGIWALMCIFHAGAGSWLHLAILRFFMGASEAAATPANAKTIGEWFPKSERPVAAGWAGVGFSIGAMLAPPIIYFAHASFGWQGAFMFTGVLALLWVILWWAFYHNPEQHPNLGKDELAFIKQDNEPPAVKLPFLTALKTVSKNKRFYGIAIPAFMAEPAWAVLSFWVPLYLAKEHGMDLKQIAMFAWLPFLAADLGSVASGYLTRLYTRLFGCSRVNSVVASSVTGAFLMISLGIVAITRDPYITIVLISIGGFGHQIISCMLSALVVESFDKGQMATVNGMRGSAAWIASFLFSLLIGVTADKIGFNPLFIAMGFFDLIGAVFLVAFIAERRAKRA encoded by the coding sequence ATGAGTCAGGACATCAATAACACCGTAGCGACAAGCAAAACCCGTCGCGTCATCAAGAACCTGCGCTGGTACGTGCTAGTGCTGTTCTTACTTGGCGTCACCGTTAACTACATCACCCGTAACTCACTCGGGATCCTCGCCCCGGAACTGAAAGAGAGCCTCGGGATCACCACAGAGCAATACTCCTGGATCGTCGGTGCGTTCCAGATCGCCTATACCATTTTCCAGCCCCTGTGCGGCTGGCTGATTGACGTCATCGGCCTGAAGATTGGCTTTATGGTCTGCGCCGGGATCTGGGCGCTGATGTGTATTTTCCACGCGGGCGCCGGAAGCTGGCTGCACCTCGCTATTCTGCGCTTCTTTATGGGTGCCTCTGAGGCGGCCGCTACCCCGGCGAACGCCAAAACCATCGGCGAATGGTTCCCGAAATCAGAGCGACCCGTTGCCGCCGGCTGGGCGGGCGTAGGCTTCTCCATCGGCGCGATGCTGGCCCCGCCCATCATCTATTTCGCTCACGCGTCGTTCGGCTGGCAGGGCGCATTTATGTTTACCGGCGTGCTGGCGCTGCTGTGGGTGATCCTGTGGTGGGCGTTCTACCACAACCCGGAGCAGCACCCGAACCTGGGCAAGGACGAACTGGCATTTATCAAGCAGGATAACGAACCGCCTGCGGTGAAACTGCCTTTCCTGACCGCGCTGAAAACCGTCTCGAAAAACAAACGCTTCTACGGTATCGCCATCCCGGCCTTTATGGCGGAACCGGCCTGGGCGGTGCTGAGCTTCTGGGTGCCGCTTTACCTCGCCAAAGAGCACGGCATGGACCTGAAGCAGATTGCGATGTTTGCCTGGCTTCCGTTCCTCGCCGCCGACCTCGGCAGCGTGGCGAGCGGCTACCTGACGCGTCTGTATACCCGTCTGTTCGGCTGCTCGCGCGTTAACTCGGTCGTTGCCAGCTCCGTGACGGGCGCGTTCCTGATGATCTCGCTGGGCATCGTGGCCATTACCCGCGACCCGTACATCACCATCGTGCTGATCTCCATCGGCGGCTTCGGGCACCAGATCATCTCCTGCATGCTGAGCGCCCTGGTCGTTGAGTCGTTCGACAAAGGCCAGATGGCGACCGTAAACGGCATGCGCGGCTCGGCGGCGTGGATCGCCAGCTTCCTGTTCTCGCTGTTAATCGGCGTGACCGCCGACAAAATCGGCTTTAACCCGCTCTTTATTGCCATGGGCTTCTTTGACCTGATTGGCGCTGTCTTCCTGGTAGCATTTATTGCTGAACGTCGCGCCAAGCGCGCCTGA
- a CDS encoding LacI family DNA-binding transcriptional regulator: MDKRLKITEIAARTQLSISTVSRVLAGKANTSEKARAKVLACARELGVMDGMAAGRLLLNSLVVFAPQRAFDERSDIFYYRVIQSVSKGLASHDVRLRYCALEENDSDAQLFLARMNEADTQAAILLGIDDPHIHDLAVDVGKPCMLINCRDRHMRLPAVAPDHRAIGERAAEYLFEMGHREVMNVLCLRRYTMELRLAGIRDAWQSHNLKFNDKRDLLVVPSFSARETEQMVSSWLSEVQGKDLPTAFLVGGDFMAAGTISALQNHGLRVPQDVSVMSIDGFNLAAIQDVPLTAVHVPRDELGTEAVYMLQQRLMRPDAPVGTLLLNGTLAVRESVRRIRQGKRRTAVEREGLYDS; this comes from the coding sequence ATGGACAAAAGGCTAAAAATCACCGAAATCGCGGCCCGGACGCAGCTCTCGATCAGCACCGTGTCGCGGGTGCTGGCGGGAAAAGCGAATACCAGTGAAAAAGCGCGCGCGAAGGTGCTGGCGTGCGCGCGGGAGCTGGGGGTGATGGACGGCATGGCGGCAGGGCGTCTGCTGCTTAACAGCCTGGTGGTTTTTGCCCCGCAGCGGGCGTTTGACGAGCGGTCCGACATCTTTTACTACCGCGTGATCCAGAGCGTGAGTAAAGGCCTGGCGTCCCACGATGTGCGTCTTCGCTACTGCGCGCTGGAGGAGAACGACAGCGACGCCCAGCTGTTTCTGGCACGCATGAACGAAGCGGACACCCAGGCGGCAATCCTTCTTGGCATCGACGATCCCCATATCCACGATCTGGCAGTGGACGTGGGTAAACCCTGCATGCTGATTAACTGCCGCGACCGGCACATGCGTCTGCCTGCCGTCGCGCCGGATCATCGCGCCATTGGCGAACGGGCGGCGGAATATCTGTTCGAAATGGGACATCGTGAGGTGATGAACGTGCTGTGCCTGCGCCGCTACACCATGGAGCTGCGCCTGGCGGGGATCCGCGACGCGTGGCAGTCTCACAACCTGAAATTCAACGATAAACGCGATCTGCTGGTGGTGCCCAGCTTCAGCGCGCGCGAAACGGAACAGATGGTCAGCAGCTGGCTCAGTGAAGTGCAGGGGAAGGATTTACCGACCGCGTTCCTGGTCGGCGGCGACTTTATGGCGGCGGGCACCATTAGCGCATTACAAAACCACGGCCTGCGCGTGCCGCAGGACGTGTCGGTGATGAGCATTGACGGCTTTAACCTGGCGGCGATTCAGGATGTTCCATTAACGGCGGTGCACGTTCCGCGCGATGAGCTGGGAACCGAAGCGGTATATATGCTCCAGCAGCGGCTGATGCGCCCGGACGCGCCGGTGGGAACATTGCTGCTAAACGGCACGCTGGCCGTGCGGGAATCGGTACGGCGGATACGTCAGGGGAAACGACGCACCGCCGTAGAGCGGGAAGGGCTGTACGACAGTTAA
- a CDS encoding glycoside hydrolase family 31 protein → MKTLKNWTVDTQSANHLELLVDNQHRLCLYVLEENLFRVLIKRKGELALDRTWSIAPEEDVPWEGRRRDDISGFSCPAWTLTQQDETLTVATEQLRVTVHQPLWLEWHYRNEAGEWQPLANDRPTSAYLLNAHGDGVAHYLSRRKDERFYGLGEKAGDLQRNGKRYEMRNLDAMGYNAASTDPLYKHIPFTIARRDDVSYGLFYDNLSSCWLDLGNEIDNYHTAYRRWQAEAGDIDYYIFTGKRVLDVTKAFVRLTGKTLFGPKWSLGYSGSTMHYTDAPDAQNQLMNFIRLCEEHAIPCDSFQLSSGYTSINGKRYVFNWNYDKVPQPKVMSQAFHDAGLKLAANIKPCLLQDHPRYNEVAESGLFIRDSETDAPERSSFWDDEGSHLDFTNPQTVQWWQNGVTTQLLEMGIDSTWNDNNEYEVWDGEARCFGFGKEIAIKHIRPVMPLLMMRASLEAQQRFAPEKRPYLISRSGCAGMQRYVQTWSGDNRTSWDTLRYNIRMGLGMSLSGLFNVGHDVGGFSGDKPDAELFVRWVQNGVMHPRFTIHSWNDDHTVNEPWMYPGVTPAIRGAVELRYRLLPYLYTLLWQAHADDEPMLRPTFLDHEHDAQTFEECDDFLLGRDLLVASVVEAGQRERRVWLPDNTTGWYDFYTHAWYAGGQSIVLDAPLEKLPLLVRAGAGLPLSERITHVSAENDTTRELKLFPVKGVGTTTGMLFEDDGESWGYQNGNALWVEWEMVCDGATINLKVNARGDYRPAWKSLKVSLPAGEKRTLLVNGVEGGEWVV, encoded by the coding sequence ATGAAAACCCTGAAAAACTGGACCGTAGATACGCAGTCGGCAAACCATCTGGAACTGCTGGTCGATAACCAGCACCGCCTGTGCCTGTATGTGCTGGAAGAGAACCTGTTCCGCGTGCTGATTAAACGCAAAGGCGAGCTGGCGCTGGACCGCACCTGGAGCATCGCGCCGGAAGAAGACGTGCCGTGGGAAGGCCGCCGTCGTGACGATATAAGCGGTTTCTCCTGCCCGGCCTGGACCCTGACGCAGCAGGATGAGACGCTCACCGTGGCAACCGAACAGCTGCGCGTGACGGTCCACCAGCCGCTGTGGCTGGAGTGGCACTACCGCAATGAGGCGGGCGAGTGGCAGCCGCTGGCCAACGACCGTCCAACCAGCGCCTACCTGCTGAACGCCCACGGCGACGGCGTGGCGCACTACCTCAGCCGCCGCAAGGACGAGCGTTTCTACGGCCTGGGCGAAAAAGCGGGCGATCTGCAGCGCAACGGCAAGCGCTATGAGATGCGCAACCTCGACGCAATGGGGTACAACGCGGCCAGCACCGACCCGCTCTACAAGCATATTCCGTTCACTATCGCCCGCCGCGACGACGTCAGCTACGGCCTGTTCTACGACAACCTGAGCAGCTGCTGGCTGGATCTGGGTAACGAAATCGACAACTACCACACCGCCTACCGTCGCTGGCAGGCGGAAGCGGGCGATATCGATTACTACATTTTTACCGGCAAGCGCGTGCTGGACGTCACCAAAGCCTTCGTGCGCCTGACCGGGAAAACGCTGTTCGGACCGAAATGGAGCCTGGGCTACAGCGGCTCTACCATGCACTACACCGACGCGCCGGACGCGCAAAACCAGCTGATGAACTTCATCCGCCTGTGCGAAGAGCACGCCATTCCGTGCGACTCGTTCCAGCTCTCCTCCGGCTATACCTCCATCAACGGCAAGCGCTACGTATTTAACTGGAACTATGACAAGGTGCCGCAGCCGAAGGTGATGAGCCAGGCCTTCCACGACGCTGGGCTGAAGCTGGCGGCAAACATCAAGCCGTGCCTGCTGCAGGACCATCCGCGCTATAACGAAGTGGCGGAGAGCGGTCTGTTCATTCGCGATTCAGAAACCGATGCACCGGAACGTTCCAGCTTCTGGGATGACGAAGGCTCGCACCTCGACTTTACCAACCCGCAGACGGTGCAGTGGTGGCAGAACGGCGTGACCACGCAGCTGTTGGAGATGGGCATCGACTCCACCTGGAACGACAACAACGAATATGAAGTGTGGGACGGGGAGGCGCGCTGCTTTGGCTTCGGCAAAGAGATCGCCATCAAGCACATTCGCCCGGTGATGCCGCTGCTGATGATGCGCGCCTCGCTGGAAGCGCAGCAGCGTTTCGCGCCGGAAAAACGTCCGTATCTCATCTCCCGCTCCGGCTGCGCCGGGATGCAGCGCTACGTTCAGACCTGGAGCGGCGACAACCGCACCAGCTGGGACACCCTGCGCTATAACATCCGCATGGGGCTGGGCATGAGCCTGTCCGGCCTGTTCAACGTCGGTCATGACGTCGGCGGTTTCTCCGGCGACAAACCGGACGCCGAGCTGTTCGTGCGCTGGGTGCAGAACGGCGTGATGCACCCGCGCTTTACCATTCACTCGTGGAACGATGACCACACCGTGAACGAGCCGTGGATGTACCCGGGCGTCACGCCAGCCATTCGCGGCGCGGTTGAGCTGCGCTACCGCCTGCTGCCGTACCTCTATACCCTGCTCTGGCAGGCGCACGCCGACGACGAGCCGATGCTGCGCCCGACCTTCCTCGACCACGAACACGATGCGCAGACGTTTGAGGAGTGCGATGACTTCCTGCTGGGCCGCGACCTGCTGGTCGCCAGCGTCGTCGAAGCCGGGCAGCGCGAGCGCCGCGTCTGGCTGCCGGATAACACCACCGGCTGGTATGATTTTTACACCCACGCGTGGTATGCGGGCGGCCAGTCAATCGTCCTCGACGCGCCGCTGGAAAAACTGCCGCTGCTGGTGCGCGCCGGTGCCGGTCTGCCGCTGAGCGAACGCATCACGCATGTGAGTGCCGAAAATGATACGACCCGTGAACTGAAGCTGTTCCCGGTGAAGGGCGTCGGCACGACCACCGGAATGCTGTTTGAAGACGACGGCGAAAGCTGGGGCTACCAGAACGGCAACGCGCTGTGGGTGGAGTGGGAAATGGTGTGCGACGGCGCAACCATCAACCTGAAGGTCAACGCGCGCGGGGATTATCGTCCGGCGTGGAAATCGCTTAAGGTGTCGCTGCCTGCAGGGGAAAAACGTACGCTGCTGGTGAACGGGGTCGAAGGGGGCGAGTGGGTGGTCTAG